One region of Citrus sinensis cultivar Valencia sweet orange chromosome 6, DVS_A1.0, whole genome shotgun sequence genomic DNA includes:
- the LOC102620086 gene encoding protein TRANSPARENT TESTA 9-like isoform X11 has translation MWRTVWRSIDRFSLQHFKYVINELRKIKVVDQHNRELVIDLLQTIVEIVTYGDRQDPFIFECFMEYQVLAEFVRILKISRNSKIEAPLLQYLSIMIQNMGSEHAIYYCLSNDYINTIIAHQYDFDGGDLAPYYVSFLRAVSGKINRDTLCLLVRVNRDVVTSFPLYTEILKFAQHGEKMIQTAVHALTLNIFNVSDDMVYQFVTSPPASQYFSDLVYSLREKCLRLDVLVQATDETCTKQRRKEILLESDEIVDDLYYFKDILSVGEPRLSKVVTQDLLNLLVFPILIPLLQLRQSNGFYVSAVTSLYIVSYLLVVVGGKNIVNAVAGVILYPYMTPRRDAAKEEITNSSSDTHFFLNLLRDMEIMEIVGSESQKDENINGNHICGNDDVRLERNGILMYVFSDNHSLLLASLLLLLILAESKDLDYTSDSMIGLSDIQDPMCRQCQRKAFIINYMHSGFSSQNYGTSASLGVNDNVFVRVMPQVFYALLNVLASQPPLCALIQWHTGWFMRKLLNFQVMTLGEQHLHLFNTSYQQSCERLQKELDGCWFDCILDTMKDEWENCETALKEPLKSKSPSFALELAVCKQSTDGNTNSSDTAWEIMVDVVKVFILHLQLKALISKGELLEKPLLDSADSGTSNSLDIASASFGSDVYLGWDLESRAG, from the exons ATGTGGCGCACCGTTTGGCGATCCATTGATCGCTTCTCTCTTCAGCACTTCAA ATACGTGATTAATGAATTGCGAAAAATCAAAGTTGTGGATCAGCATAACCGG GAACTAGTCATTGATTTGCTGCAGACTATAGTAGAGATAGTTACGTATGGCGATAGACAAGATCCGTTTATATTCGA ATGTTTTATGGAATACCAAGTTTTAGCGGAGTTTGTGCGTATCTTGAAGATCAgtagaaattcaaaaatagaGGCACCGCTGCTTCAATATCTGAGCATAATGATCCAAAACATGGGAAGTGAACATGCAATAT ACTATTGTTTGAGTAATGACTATATCAATACCATCATAGCACACCAATATGATTTTGATGGAGGAGATCTGGCTCCGTACTACGTGTCTTTCTTAAG AGCAGTGAGCGGCAAAATTAACAGAGACACACTTTGTCTTCTTGTACGGGTGAATAGG GATGTTGTAACTTCATTTCCCCTGTATACTGAGATTCTTAAATTTGCTCAGCATGGAGAAAAGATGATTCAGACAGCTGTCCATGCATTAACCCTCAACATATTCAATG TCAGTGATGACATGGTCTATCAGTTTGTGACAAGTCCTCCAGCGTCACAATACTTTTCAGATTTGGTTTATAGCTTGAGAGAGAAATGCCTTCGTCTTGATGTCCTTGTCCAAGCTACAGA TGAAACATGCACTAAACaaaggagaaaagaaattctccTGGAAAGTGATGAAATTGTGGATGATCTTTACTACTTTAAGGATATTCTCTCCGTTGGTGAGCCTCGTTTGAGTAAAGTTGTCACCCAAGACCTTCTCAACCTACTTGTCTTTCCGATATTGATCCCACTACTGCAGTTAAGGCAGAGTAAT ggATTTTATGTGTCTGCGGTCACGTCTTTGTACATAGTTTCTTATCTTCTTGTGGTTGTTGGTGGAAAGAACATCGTTAATGCTGTGGCCGGTGTTATTCTGTATCCTTATATGACACCAAGAAGAGATGCTGCtaaagaagaaataactaACAGCAGTAGTGACACACACTTTTTCTTGAACCTTTTGCGTGATATGGAAATTATGGAAATTGTTGGTTCAGAGTCTCAAAAAGATGAAAACATCAATGGGAACCATATATGTGGGAATGATGATGTACGCTTAGAAAG GAATGGAATTCTTATGTATGTTTTCTCTGATAATCACAGTCTGTTGCTAGCATCTCTTTTGTTGTTGCTTATTTTAGCAGAAAGTAAAG ATCTTGATTATACGTCGGATTCAATGATTGGGTTAAGTGATATACAAGATCCTATG TGTAGGCAATGCCAACGGAAAGCATTTATAATCAATTACATGCATTCTGGGTTCAGCTCACAG AATTATGGCACTTCAGCTTCACTGGGAGTAAATGACAATGTCTTTGTGAGAGTTATGCCTCAG GTGTTCTATGCATTATTAAATGTTTTAGCGAGCCAACCCCCATTATGTGCTCTCATACAATGGCATACAGGGTGGTTTATGCGGAAGCTACTGAATTTTCAAGTCATGACACTTGGTGAACAACATTTACACCTTTTCAAT ACTTCATATCAGCAGTCTTGCGAACGTTTACAAAAAGAACTTGACGGATGCTGGTTTGATTGTATCCTGGATACTATGAAAGATGAATGGGAAAACTGTGAAACAG CTCTTAAGGAGCCTCTGAAATCCAAAAGTCCGTCATTTGCCCTTGAGCTTGCTGTCTGTAAACAATCAACTGATG GGAATACAAATTCTTCAGATACTGCTTGGGAAATAATGGTTGATGTAGTGAAG GTGTTCATTCTTCATCTTCAGCTGAAGGCATTAATCTCCAAAGGAGAGTT
- the LOC102619810 gene encoding probable aspartyl protease At4g16563 translates to MAACPFSLICLFSLLILLLTTDAGAGSSAATVTVPLTPLSTKHHLHHSDSDPLKILHSLASSSLSRARHLKTKTKPKTKDSNIGSNYSNSLIKTPLSVHSYGGYSISLSFGTPPQASTPFIFDTGSSLVWFPCTSRYRCVDCNFPNVDPSRIPAFIPKRSSSSQLIGCQNPKCSWIFGPNVESRCKGCSPRNKTCPLACPSYLLQYGLGFTAGLLLSETLRFPSKTVPNFLAGCSILSDRQPAGIAGFGRSSESLPSQLGLKKFSYCLLSRKFDDAPVSSNLVLDTGPGSGDSKTPGLSYTPFYKNPVGSSSAFGEFYYVGLRQIIVGSKHVKIPYSYLVPGSDGNGGVIVDSGSTFTFMEGPLFEAVAKEFIRQMGNYSRAADVEKKSGLRPCFDISGKKSVYLPELILKFKGGAKMALPPENYFALVGNEVLCLILFTDNAAGPALGRGPAIILGDFQLQNFYLEFDLANDRFGFAKQKCA, encoded by the coding sequence ATGGCCGCTTGTCCTTTCTCTCTCATTTGTCTCTTCTCTCTCCTCATCCTCCTCCTCACCACCGACGCCGGCGCCGGCAGCAGTGCCGCCACCGTCACAGTCCCTTTGACTCCGTTGTCAACCAAACACCACCTGCACCACTCAGATTCAGACCCTTTGAAAATCCTCCACTCATTAGCCTCGTCCTCACTCTCCAGAGCCCGCCAcctcaaaacaaaaacaaagccAAAGACAAAAGACAGCAACATTGGCAGCAACTATTCGAATTCTTTAATCAAAACCCCACTCTCCGTTCATAGCTACGGCGGCTACTCCATCTCTCTCAGCTTCGGCACGCCTCCCCAAGCCAGCACCCCTTTCATTTTCGACACCGGTAGCAGCCTCGTTTGGTTCCCATGCACGTCGCGTTATCGTTGCGTTGACTGTAACTTCCCCAACGTTGACCCGAGTCGAATCCCTGCTTTCATCCCCAAACGCTCTTCTTCTTCACAGCTCATCGGCTGCCAGAACCCTAAATGCTCCTGGATCTTTGGCCCCAACGTCGAGTCCCGCTGCAAAGGCTGCAGCCCTCGAAACAAGACTTGTCCACTAGCTTGCCCTTCTTATTTACTTCAGTACGGTTTAGGCTTCACTGCTGGGCTTTTACTATCAGAGACTTTGAGATTTCCCTCGAAAACGGTGCCCAATTTCCTCGCCGGATGCTCCATTTTATCCGACAGGCAACCCGCCGGCATTGCCGGGTTCGGTCGTAGCTCCGAATCGTTGCCCTCCCAACTGGGTCTCAAGAAATTCTCTTACTGTTTACTTTCCCGAAAATTCGACGACGCGCCGGTCAGTAGTAATCTTGTCTTGGACACCGGGCCGGGTTCGGGTGATTCGAAAACTCCGGGTCTTAGCTACACTCCGTTTTATAAGAACCCGGTCGGATCAAGTTCTGCGTTTGGGGAATTCTATTATGTCGGTTTACGTCAAATTATAGTTGGGAGTAAACACGTGAAGATTCCGTACAGTTATTTGGTACCCGGATCCGATGGAAACGGAGGGGTCATCGTGGATTCGGGTTCCACGTTTACTTTCATGGAAGGGCCCCTTTTTGAAGCTGTGGCAAAAGAGTTTATAAGACAGATGGGTAATTATAGCAGAGCTGCTGACGTGGAGAAAAAGTCCGGCTTAAGGCCGTGTTTCGATATCTCGGGCAAAAAATCGGTTTACCTACcggaattgattttgaaatttaaaggtGGTGCCAAAATGGCATTGCCCCCGGAGAATTATTTTGCGCTTGTGGGTAATGAGGTGCTCTGCTTAATACTCTTTACCGATAATGCGGCGGGCCCGGCGCTCGGCCGTGGTCCGGCGATTATTTTGGGGGATTTCCAgcttcagaatttttatttggagTTTGATTTGGCCAATGATAGATTTGGATTTGCTAAACAAAAATGTGCATGA
- the LOC102619519 gene encoding cytokinin riboside 5'-monophosphate phosphoribohydrolase LOG7, which produces MEDAKSRFKRICVFCGSSSGKKATYQEAAVELGKELVERKLDLVYGGGSVGLMGLVSQAVHDGGRHVLGVIPKTLTPREITGDPVGEVKTVSDMHQRKAEMARQADAFIALPGGYGTLEELLEVITWAQLGIHRKPVGLLNVDGFYNSLLSFVDKAVDEGFISPTARRIIISAPTAKQLVRQLEEYVPEHDEVTSKLVWEDRLNYVSESEIAT; this is translated from the exons ATGGAAGACGCAAAATCACGATTCAAGAGAATTTGTGTGTTCTGTGGCAGCAGTTCTGGCAAGAAAGCTACCTATCAAGAAGCCGCCGTTGAGTTGGGCAAAGAACTG GTGGAGAGAAAACTTGATTTGGTTTATGGAGGAGGGAGCGTGGGTTTGATGGGTCTTGTTTCACAAGCTGTTCATGATGGTGGGCGCCATGTTCTAGG AGTTATTCCAAAGACTCTTACGCCAAGAGAG ATAACTGGAGATCCTGTTGGAGAAGTGAAAACGGTGTCTGATATGCACCAGAGAAAAGCTGAGATGGCCCGACAAGCTGATGCATTTATCGCTCTTCCTG gtGGTTATGGTACTCTTGAAGAACTGCTTGAAGTTATAACATGGGCGCAGCTCGGAATCCACCGTAAACCT GTGGGTCTCTTGAACGTTGATGGCTTCTACAACTCGTTGTTGTCTTTTGTTGATAAGGCCGTGGACGAAGGCTTTATTTCCCCCACCGCACGTCGCATTATTATATCTGCCCCAACAGCTAAACAATTGGTTAGACAACTTGAG GAATATGTGCCCGAACATGATGAAGTTACATCGAAGCTGGTGTGGGAGGACCGATTGAATTACGTGTCGGAATCAGAGATTGCCACGTGA